CCACGGTTATCCACGGGAGATTCTCCAGTGGCTTCGCAGAGACAAGCCGTTGCCGGTCTGAAGACTCCCCAGAATAGGCCACCTGAGCGCCGACCAACGTGGAGATATCTTGCCCAAGCAAACCGTCAAATGAGGTCGGCTGAAGCCTCTTTGATGGGTCCGAGTGCGCAAGCACTCTGCCTTTGGAATCCACCACGGAAAGGGCACTTCCGCCGCTTTCCCCAATTCCTGATAGCCGTGAGCCCGCCACGATTTCAACGCGCTTCTGAATTTGCTCAAGGGAAAGAGAAGCCTCCATGAAGCCGGTTATAAGCTCGGCCTTCGGATCCGGCTTGAGCGGCGCATATAGCGGCACTCTCAAGTTCCCGCCTGCATCAAGTGCTGGCTCACCAATCAAGAATCCAGCATTTTGCGTTGCGTCCTTCACTCGGTCTTCAAGACCATTTGCGGGTGCCTGAGCCCCTTGAGTGATGGTGGCGATGTAGTCGCCTTCCGGCCCATATATCGTCACACGGTCAACAAAACTTTCACCTTCCACTAGCCGAAGGGCGAGTTCGATGCGCTGGTCCTCTGAGAGCTCGGTACCTGTCAGAACGCTGGAAATGGTGGCCATGGTGACCTTGGAGCGTTCGAGCGCGCCATCCATATTGCCTGCGATATCCTCAGCGATTGCCAGGCGAAACTCACGGCTCTGAGTCTTTAGCGTCGACTCATTGACGTCGATCAGACCAAAGCCGACCACCAGCGTTGGAATCACTGCACCCAGCGTCCCAAAGAGGGAGAGCTTTACCCAGAGTGGAAATTTTACACGTTCACTCATGGTGCTTCAGGCTCCTCGCGCTCCAAGATGTGGAACTCGACGCGTCTGTTTAGCTCTCGTCCTTTCGACGTATCGTTCGTGTCCACGGGGTGAGATTCACCAAATCCGCGTGCACTCAGACGCCCGGCATCAATCCCCTCTTCGATGAGGAATTTCATAACCGATTGTGCCCGCCGCTCGGACAAATCGAGGTTCATCGCGTCGTCTCCTCTGGAATCCGTATGACCACTCACGCGGATTTTCTTGAGTCCAGGTTGGGTTCTGAGCACAGCCGCCATCTGCCGAAGAATCGGGAAACTCCTTGGCTGGATGCGGTCGGAAGCCGTATCGAAATACACACGCTCTCCAATCTCCAGCCTCGACCCTTTGAGACGGATCTTCGAAGGCCCATCATCGGGACAGCCCTTAAACTCAGGCACACCAGGCACGAGTGGACATTCGTCCTCAACGTCCGAAATGCCATCTTTATCGTTGTCGAGGTCTGGACAACCGTCCTCGTCCTCAAAGCCGTCAAAATCCTCGGGCTGATCGACGCAAGCGTCCAAATGGTCTTCAATACCATCTTGGTCAGTATCCTTGGCCGGACATCCCTTTAGCTCAAGGATACCAGCAACCATTGGACACTCGTCATCTTCATCCAAGACGCCGTCTTGGTCGTTGTCCAAATCCGGACAGCCGTCTTCATCTTCAAACCCGTCTTTGTCCTCAGCGAGGTCTGGACAAAGATCGTCTGCATCAAGGAGGCCATCTTGGTCGTTATCGGGATCGGGACAGCCATCTTCATCCTCAAAGCCATCAAAGTCTTCGGGACCTTCGGGACAACGATCGAGCGACCGAATCACCCCGTCATTATCGGCGTCCTGAGCTGGCGGCGCATAGGCCAAGCCGCCAAGCACTCTTAGTGCCGGCGAGCCAACGCCCGAGGTGACTCCAACACCACCCGCGGCTTGAATCTTGAGTCCGTCCACCAACATGTAAGAAAGACCGGCTTGAAGCTCCGTACTCAATGCGGAACCTCGTTCACGCTCAATATCCACGCCACCGAAACCGTTTCCAATGACGCTCAGTCCAGGCAAAGCCTCCCATTCGGCACCTAGAGCCCAGAGAAACTGTTGCCCGCCCTCGTAGGTGACGGTCTCGAGCTGCTCGCGAAAGTCCCAGCCGACATTGGCCGAAACCTTGACAGAATCACCACGATAACCTGCAAGGAGCATTGGCTGAACGCGCAAGGCGCTCTGCCTAAACTCCACAAACGCGGGCAAGAACACGCGTGTTTCAAGAGCGATTCCAAACGAATCTGTGGCGAGTACGGTGGCCTTTATACCGGCTCGAGCTTCAGAAAACCCTGCAGTCTCCACGTCTTCCGAAATATCCTCGCCAATTCCAATCTCGGGAACAGCGTCCGATGTTTGCGAAACCATAAGGGGGACACCCACCGAAAAGGTTAAGATATCAAAGAGACCGAAAGAGAGGCCGGCATCGAGCGTGAGAGCTTGATCCACCAATGCGATCTCCAGCGAATCCTCGCCACGAAACCCGTCCTCAGTGTTCACAACGAGCGGTTTTTCAACCCAATGAACGAGGACGAAGCTGGACACCCCAAGGTGATCCAAAGCAAAAGGATGTTCGGTAGCTAGAGTTCCCGAAGCCGGGTCACGAGGATGAAAATGCTCGGCCGGAATTCGGTCTTCAGCCCAGACGCTCCCAGAGAATAAGAATCCAGCCACGCACACGAGTGCTGCGCGATGAAAAACACTCATAAATTCCGCCAAAAATGGGTCTCAACGTCGCCGCCGAACCAAAACAAGAGATAGGAAAGCCCATAGCATGAGTGAGGCATTTCCAAAACCTAGAGTCGAACAAGCACCTCCAGAGGCCTCGCCGCCGAACCCTACATAAGTTGGCTCAGGCTCCGGTTCTGGCTCGGGCTCCGGTTCTGGCTCAGGCTCGGGCTCCGGTTCTGGCTCAGGCTCCGGTTCTGGCTCAGGCTCGGGGTCTTCGCCGTAGCAACGCGTATTGTACGTCTCCTCGTCTTCAATCACTTCTATCGCAATGCCCACCTTCTCACTCGAGTGGACATACGAACGCGTAGTCATCACAGCCCTCAGGCTAGGCTCCGAGTTTTGTGCTCCCCAGGTGCGTGTGTTTTCTTCCGGAGATGGAAATGGATATGGTGGCTCTTGAGGATTTCCTGAACTCACGCCAAACGGCGGGCTTTGCACGCCAAGCGGGTCGAAGTGTGCTTCTGGTACGTCAGAATCGTCCCAGAACAACGGCAGTGGCTCTTGAACACCTCCTGGAAGCACTCGGAACATCCGAATTCCAGGGCTGGCAGCGCCCACGCCGATCGTGTTGAAGTAGAGCGCACCCGTGTAGAGCCCGGCGGTGCATTCGTAGCTTCCCTGAGGTAGACGACCTGACCCACTCGACCATTCAACGCGATTAGCCCCGGGATTGACGACCACACTGAAGTTTCGGAAGTCCCCATCTGCACCTTGACAGCTCATAATGAGTTTTCCTGGTTCATCGACGGTTACCTCGAACGCCGAAGTGTCACCACCCGGCCATACCACGTTCTGCTCACACTCTTGATTTCCGTCATAGACAGCGATCTCGGGAGGCAACGGCGCGTCCACCGGTGGTGGAGGGAACTCAAACGAAAAGAACATCGGAATCGCGCGATTAACGTTGCCGTTGATGTACGGATTGACCAAGTTGGCCGCCTGCAAAACGCCCTCTTCAATGTTCAAGCCAAGGCTCGCAAAGCTCAAACTCTCTCCCAGTGGCCCCGCAATCGGCCGGTCGGAGACGAAGAAATTACCTTCCGAAAAGTCGAGCCCTTCGGCTCGAATCTCCACCAAAGCCCCCGCATGATATACATAGAGTTTCGCAGCCCGCCTTGTTCCACCCGTTCGGTTTCTCAAAAAGAGCGAGGGCGACTGCACCCTTGAAAAAGCTTCAGTAAAATCAGGCTCGTAGACAAACAACTCCCAACTATTTTGATCGGTTTCGAACTGGAAGGTGTGCAAACCAGGGATTGGCGGATACCAAAGCCTTCCCAAACTGGACTCTTGGCCTTCGACAAAGTTTCCGTTCGGATCGTATAGCTGTACGCCAGAATAAGAGGTGAATTCGATCGATTCCTCAACCGAAAATATCTCCGCCTTCAGCGCGCTTTCCATCATCAGTACGGGCCCGGTGCCCGGCTGAATCCCGCCAAAGCTACTTTCGCCATCAGCAAACGAAACGGATGGCAATAAGAGCCCCAACGACACCAAAGTATAAGCAAGTTTCTTCATTCAAAACCTCTACACAACAAAAAATCACTCTAGAGAGCTACCATCCTCGCGACTATCAGAACAAAACGCAAGGACTACGCGCTTCCCCACTAATGCTGGGTCTTTTGCAGACGGTCCAAGGGATAGCCCTTTGCCCGGATACCATCCAAGATCCCCTGATACTTCTCATCGGACATCGTCGGCGTCCGGCTCAGAATCCACAGGTAGTCTCGGCTTGGATGACCCACAACCGCATGGGAATAGTCTTGCGCGAGATCGATTATCCAGTAGTCGCCCCAAAACGGCCGAAAGAAGCTGACTTCTAGTTTTGCGTTCGTCTGAGTATCGACAACCCGAGCGCGCCCGTGCGCTTCGTCAATCTCACCCTGCAAAGACCCCTTTCGGCATCGGTTTAGAACGTCAATCTCACCATCTGCGCGCAATGTGTACGTTGCGGTGGTGGCAAAGCATCCTTCTTGAAACGATTGCGGGTAGCTCGCAAGCTCATACCAAGTCCCAGTGTAGCGCCCCAAGTCTACCGATTCGACTACCTCAAGAGGCGGAAGATCGAGGCGCTCAGTCGTTGTCGGCGCGCAAGCCGCCACGACAAACATCAAGGGAAGAATGACTAAAAGTTCGCGCATTTATGGGTCTCCAGAGTGGACTACATGGTTGTACCACAGGCACCATCGTGCAACACGTCCACTCCGGCAGCGTGAGCTGCACATGCGTTCGAATGCGTTTGATTGTCGCACCCACAAACCGGATCGAAGACGGCCAGACATGCGTCTGGGCGCGGCTCACAGGTTCCCGGCTGGTCAGCCTGACCACACGTGCCCGTTGGCCCGCCATAATCGCACCACTCAGTCAACCCGCAGATCTCTCCGTTGCGCCCTCCGCAGCCTGACGTCGGCCCCTTCGAGCACGCCCCTTCACTACGCACGCTCACCCCTGCTGCCGCTGCCATACACGCGTTTCCGTAGGTCTTAGCGTCGCATCCACACACTGGTGCGTACTCTTTGGAGCACCCTTCGGGAATCTCCTGGCAGGTGCCGGTTTGATCGGCCTCTCCGCAAGCATCTTCAATGGCGATATTACAAAACTGCCCATCTTCGCATGTCACGCCGAGAAGCCCACCGCACGTCACCGGAGCTTCACAAACGCCATCAATGCAAAACTCACCTTCAGGGCATGCGTTGTCTTGGTCAGGGTCACACGTGGTCTGGCACTCGCCATCCACGTAGTTAACCCCAGCCGCCTCGGCAAAGCACGAATTGGAGTATTCGTTTTCATCGCAACCACAGACAGGCATGAACACTTCGGGACAATCAAGTGGTCTGATGACGCACATGCCCTCGCCACTGATGCACACATTCTCCTGGTCGATCTGGCAGAAATAGTCGGAAGGGCAGGCATCGTTCGACTCGCAAGATTCCGGAAGCGCCTCGCACGCACCCTCAGCGGTACAATACGAGTTCGCGCCGCATTCCTCGTGCTCGGTGCAAGGCTCCGCACATTCACCGGTGGAAGCCACACTGATGCTGCTGAGCGCCGCCTGACAAACGTTATCGTAGGTCGATCCGTCGCAACCGCAGACTGGAGCGAATTCATTGGGGCAATCTTGAGGAACCTCGGAACAAACACCTTGCCTTCCTTCGTCTCCACACACGCCATCTTGTGGCCAAGTGCAGTAGAATCCAGCGGGACACGGACTCGACTCGCTACACCTTACATCGATGTCTGAGATGCACTCGCCATCGTCGCAACGCTCGCCATTTCGACAATCGAGGTTGGACTGACACGTGCCATCTCCACAATCCTCATCGGGTTGAGGACAGAACGTGTCACACACGCCGTCGCCATACCATTCCTCAAGCTCGCAGAGGTCCTCGCCGTCTGAATTTGTCCCTCCCTGGGATGCCGCATCTGTCTTTGAAATCCCACCGCCCAAAGTTGGCGAATCGTCCGAACACGCCACTAAACCAAGTATCACCGCCAAAATCCAAAAAGTTCGCATTAAGAGGTCCTCCGCAGAGATTAATAACCAAAATGATATTGTTGCATCCTAGTAAGTAGGCTCGGGCAAGTCACGCATCTTTAGTGCTCCAACTCGTGTCCGCATGCTAGATGAGTCAAATGGAACCGTTCACACTCTTTATCATCATCATGATCTCGTTGCTCGCCGGAGGCGGGATCGAGGGCGCGCGTCAAGGCAGGCGGCGCAAGAAGCATATCTTGATGAAGGATGCGATCCGCACGCGAGGCTTGCGCTCAAGGAGTGCCGAGGCGAGTGTATTTGACGTGTTTTGGGACCTCGGGGCTAGCGAGTTTGCGATTGAGGTCATGGCCGCGCAACGGTTCTTGCCAGACGATCCTCAAAGCGTGGAGATTGCGCTCGACCAGATCCAGGATGCTATAGACACCCACGGCTCGTACGAAACGTTCATCCGAGAAAATCTTGAGGCCATCGAGGAGATGTTTGAAGAGCATCGCCATGCCGGGCACCGCCGCGCGCTCCCTTTGCTCGAGCAGCGTCAGGGTAAGACTCTCGAACTCCCAGCGATCGGCTACGAAGCAGGCACCAAAGCTATTTCGACACAGGAAAGACGTCTGGACATGCCGCTCCTAGACCAAGGCATGAACGTGGAGATTGACATTGACGCAATGCTTCGGGTGGACCCCATCGCCATGGTAAAGAGTGTACTTTTTGGTGACGCGAGAGAGCTCGAGAAGTGGTGGCAAAGGCGCTCACTCCGCGGACTTCGCGACGAGCTCGACAGCCACCTTCGCGACCTCTATGCCGCCTACAAAGGTATGCTCATGCGAGACCCTGCTTCTCTCCGCCACCTCTACGACGTCGCTGACCGGTGGAACTTCGAGGCCCAACGCATTGAAGACCTAAGAAACAGAAAAATCTTTCGGCTTCGCCCTTTCAGAAGTTGCGCGGAGGCCCTTTTGTCTGAAGGTACAGCCGTGGCTCGACAACTCTCGTATCGCGCACGTTCTAACGTCGAACAAACCATCGAAATGATTCACCACCACGCCATGACTGGAAATACTTCGATGGCCGGCTACTTAATTTTCCTCAACCGCCACGCCTTCTTCGCAGGCAGGCTGGAGCACGTTCGCGATCTCATACAACGCATCGAGAACACCACTTACCGGCTCCAGAATCAGATGCGCCAGGACCTTTGACTCACAACCAATCGCCGATCAAGGGCTCGAGCTCACGCCGCTCCTTGAGCCCAAGCAGGCTCAACTCAATGTCTCGACGCAACGTATCATCTAGCTGGAACGCAAAACCATAGCCTTGAGAGTCCCATATCCCTTCTGCCAAAAGCAGCTCACCATCTGAAATGGCCTGGAGATGATGGGCGAGTATGGGACGGTCGTGTGCTACGGCGGAGACCTCGCGACGGTTCGCGGCGTCCAGGGCTTCTTTCACCGAATCGTAGAGCACCAACTCGCCGCCATAGCGTTGTACAAACCTAGCATTCTCGGTTCCCTTCACGGCACCGACTTTTCGCCCCTGAAAATCATTGGGAGTTTCCACCGCAGCTGTCGATATCTGCGACATCGTCAAGACAGTCGCGATACCAGCCGTGAGCGACGACGCGGTAAACATGGCGATAATCATCCATACACTCGCCACAACTCGTCCGCCTTTCGTCATCGGCGCAATATCCCCGTAGCCCACGGTGGTCATGGTAACGATGGCCAGCCACATTCCATTGGCCACACCGGGGACAAATCCATCGTCGAAATGGTCGTTGCGGCGTCTTTCAAAAAGCCAAAGCATGGTTCCGACCATAAAGAGTACGGAGAGGAGAACGCTGACGGCAATCCAAAAGCCCTTACTAAAGAGCTGCCCCAATGCACCCCAAACACCCATAGTTGGGGTGGTGACAATGCCAATACCCGACTGCATATAAGGCTGAGTGAATTCCACACGCTCGGCACGCCCTCGTGTAATCGAAATTGGGCCCACAGCCACCCGAACATCGCCAGACTCCAGCCCCATGATGAGTTCATCCACGCTTGGATACACCACGATCTCCGTGCCAATCTCGAGCCGCGACGCCATCAAACGCCAAAGCTCCACGCTTAGGCCGGTGGTCTCGTTTGCAACGCCTTCGGTCTTCACCACAAAGGGCACAGAACCCGCTACCCCTACCCTCACCGACTTCGGTAGCTTCGGAACTTCCTCTGGGGTTTCTTCCACACGCGACGCGACTTCAGCAGCACTCAACGCCTCTTGAACGCCATCATTTGCGTTTGGTTCTGCATACGCATGCGTGGCCCAGATCACGGTTGAAAACACAATTATGAGTAGTTTTGGAATCATCCTAATATCCGACATCTTCAGGTATTTCGATATCTCGACTCAGTGGAAACAAATTGTCCAAGACATTCGCTCTAACCTCTGGGTCAGTCTCGTAAAGATAGAGGTAGCGCAACATGTGCTCTGCGACCTTTCGCCCATACGCGCGCCCCTCGTTGTACTCGAACTCCTCGATTAGCCACGCAAACTCCACGTCCGGGTTCTTTCTGAACCACTTCGCGATAGGCCCTGGTCCGGTGTTGTACGAGGACGCAGCCGGAACCCAGAGTCCTGAATAGGTGTCGAGGAGCTTTCGCATATAGTGGCCACTAAATCTGAACCCCACTTCGGGTCGGAAGAACGTGGCGATATTGAACACTGTACCGAGGTCTCGCGCCACTTTCCGCGCTGTTTGCGGGATCATTTGTAGGGCGCCCACGGCATCTGTACCCGACACGGCACCGGGCTTGTAGCGACTCTCCTGGCGCATGATCGACCAGATGAATCCAGGCCAAAGCCCGAATTCTTCGGCCACACCTTCTACGATTTGCCGATAGGCCCGCGGATAGGACATGGCGGCACGCAACGTGCCAGACTCCATCATACCCGGATACCCTGTGATCGAGTTCCATGCGGTTGAGTACATCTCATTGTAATCGCCCACGAGAAGCCCCAATGCGTGAATCCACGCATCGCGATCGCCCGCGGGGACCCGCGCCAAAATTCGAGCCTCCAAAGGACCAAACTCGTCGCGCGCCTTATGACGCTCGTTCAGCGCCGAAAGCGTCTTGATGCGCTCCCACTGGCGCTGATCGGCCGCACTTAAGCCAGGGATATTCGCCGAATGTACGTCCACTCGAGGAGAATCATCCGTATTGCCTCCACCTTCCGGCCACCATACCTTGGATGCCCTTGGGTCCTTGCCCTCTATCTTGGCCCGAAGCTGCTCGCCCAACATCCCGTAATAAGTCAGAGGCCACCGTTTTCTGAGACGGTCGAGCCGGTCGATCGCCTTGTCCTTTTGACCGAGCTCATTGTGCGCATAGGCTTGCCAATAGTAGGCCTTTCCTTCAACCAGCGGGTTTCCAAACGGCACCAAGCCATCCCAGGCATCGATGGCTTTCTCCCATTGATTCATCCTCATGAATGCCCACGCCCGAAACCCGTAGATATAGGAAGAACGGCTGGAGCGGCGCCCATACTTGGCAATGTATCGATCGAACCCTTCAATGGCTTTTTCGTTCTCGCGATGGTCGTAATGAAGCCAACCATCGTAATAATCCACGAGCACCATCTCTTTGCCGCGTGGATAGCGCTCGGCATATTCCGCATAAACCTTGCGTGCGTCGTCGTAGCGCTCCTGAACCATATAGGCCCGGGCTAAAAGAAATAGAGAGTCCTCGGCGTATTTGCCGCCCGGTCTTGAGAGTTCCTTGAAGATTTCCTCGGCCTCTTTGGGCTGATCGCGAAGTTTTCGCAAGCCAATCAGCCCCAGGTTCCACAGAGCCTCTTCACGGTGCTTTGTGTCGCGAAACCTCTCGAACTCTTCGCGCGCCGCCTGGTAGTCCCAAGCATTTTCCAGATTGCGCGCCCGTCTAAGGCGTTGCGCCTCGCTCAGCTCATCGGGGGTTGCGCTCAAGCCCTCCCTCTTGGTTGCTATCTCAGCTGGCAGCGTCACCAACATATTCAGAGCAATGCGTTTTGCGCGTTTTTTATCATCCTCAGAAAGCGCGAGGTCATGGTCCAAGCGCTCCAATCTGGCCCAGAGAAACCGACGCTCACTGTAGCGCCCCCGAACCCTAGACTTTCGCTTCTTCAAGGTGCTCACCAGTGCTTTCGCGGCGTCCATCCGGCCTAGAGCCACGAGCAACTCGGCTCGCTCTAACTCACGAATGAAAAGGTCACTTGGATTCTGAATCTCCTTCTCAAGAGCTTCTAAAGCACGCAACGCTTCGTCGAGGTGCCCTGCACGCAGTGCCGAATCATACTGAAGCTCAAGACGGGCATCTTCCGCGTGCGTAATCTTAGGCAATGCAGAAGCCAGTTCCCAAGACCTGGCCGGGTCCTCCTCCACAAGGCGCCGAGCCTCTTTGAAATTCTCGACGACGTTTTCCGGTGGGAGAGCTTGAAGGCCTGAGACGACCAACGAGATCACCAAAAAAGTGACAATGGCGCTCCAGCGCCGAATTTGTTCAACCATGAACTGCCTTTATCTAAGATTTCCGCCACACTCTATGACAAGTAGGTCCATCTTGTCATGGCCCCCAGCTTGTCAATCGTGTCTTGAACCGTTAATTTCCGCCCAACTTAGACCTCGAGTCCCGAATGTTGTCTGAAATCAAGACGGTTTACCTCAATTCGCGCAAAGCCCGCGATATCGCATGGAATATCTGGGTTGCGCGACCGCTTGCTGCGGTGTTGGTGACCATTCTCAGGCGCACGCCATTGACACCCAACCAGGTGACAATCCTTGGGATGTTTGTCTTCTTCGGCATCATTCCTGTTGGCCTCCTCCTTGAAGGAACCCTGGGCTTCCTCGCCCTGGCACTGGTCGTACAACTCGCCTACCTCTTTGATTGTGCTGACGGCCAACTCGCGAGACTCAAGAAGATGACGTCGGACGCTGGTGCCTACTTCGACTTCTTCATCGACGAGATCAAGGCATTGCTTCTGGTTGCGGTGATTGCGGTTCGACTTTGGATGCAATCCTCGGACACCAACTGGCTATTCGTTGGCTTGCTGGGCACCATTATGGTCAGCGTCGCGACGTCCTTGACCGCGTTTGTGCGCCGTCCCGAGTATTCGGGAGTAGAGGTCAAACCAGGTGCATCGGCGGCTCAACCAGCGGCGCCCAAAGGACTGATTCCAAAAGTCTTGTGGATTGTGCAACGAGTTGCTTCTTATATCGTGCACTATCCCTCATGGATCATATGGGTGGCGCTCGTAGGGTTCATCCCTGGGCTCGATGCAGGGATTCTCTTTCTCGCCCTCTTCCTTGGCGTTTACGCGCTCTACATCGCAAGGACTGGCCTCGGTGTCCTGCTCAAACTCGGCTCCCCATCATTCTACAGGTCCAAGGACTAGAGCAACGGCTCGATCAAACGATGCGCCTTTGCTTTCAGCATTTCCGAGAGAGGAATATCACTGCTTGCTAGCGTCGAATTGGCCAAATCAACCTGGTACGATTCCAACAACTCAGCAATGACGGCGTCTTCGCGCACGATCAACAACGACTCGCTGTTATCCACCGCACTTCGGGGGTCGATATTAAATGAGCCGATCACACCCACTTTGCCGTCCACCACCATCGTCTTCGCGTGCATCAATTCTACGCCCTGATATTCGTAGATTTCTACACCGGCTTCGAGGAGCTCGCGATAGTAGTTGAGCGACGCGTAGTACATCCAGATTCCGTCGGTGCTTGTCTTCGAGTTCGTGATGACTTTGACATCTACACCACGCTCTTCAGCCGCCTTCAGATGCTTGCGAAGCCGTCTAGGTGGCACAAAATACGCGTTCGAAATGGTGATGGATTCTTGCGCCGCACGAATCAGGGCCAAGGTGGCGAAGTAGCCAAGAGGCGTCTCTTGAACCATCGGGTCACTGTAGATCGCTCTAGACTTCAAGCTCCCCTCAGCTTCCGCCGGCACGTAGAACCGCATGTCCTCAAGCAGCGACTCACCCTCAAATGATGGGCAATGAAAACCGTACTTGTCGCGTCCAGAACAACCGACGCGATACTCGAGTTCAGAGTTCTTATCCCAGATACCGAGGAACATACGCTGAATTTTCTCGACAGCAGGACCTTCCACCAGCACATCAATATCGCGCCAGCGTTCGTCCACAAGGTACTCAACGCCCACATTTCGCCCACCGATAATGGCCGATTTCCCATCTACGACTAGTAACTTCTCATGAAGCCTGTCGTTCCCCGTGATCGGAAGTAGAGTCCGCAGTAATGCCCACTCTGTCAGGGGATTAAAGGCGAGCACTTGAACGCCGTTTGCTGCCATTTCTTCGATCAATGGGTAGGTTGCGAAGTATTGAGTGGTCGCGTCAACCAATACGCGAACTTCGACACCTCGTTGGGCCGCAGCGATGAAGTCCTGCGCCATCTCCCAGCCGACCTCATCGTCTTGGATGATAAAGGCTGAAAAATGGACCGAGTTCTGGGCCTCTTGCACGAGTTGCCTTCGCAACTCTCGCGTCATCCCGTTGGAATCCAAGAGTTCGGTAGTCCCACCTTCAACTTCTTCAGTCTCGGTA
This Microvenator marinus DNA region includes the following protein-coding sequences:
- a CDS encoding CDP-alcohol phosphatidyltransferase family protein, producing the protein MLSEIKTVYLNSRKARDIAWNIWVARPLAAVLVTILRRTPLTPNQVTILGMFVFFGIIPVGLLLEGTLGFLALALVVQLAYLFDCADGQLARLKKMTSDAGAYFDFFIDEIKALLLVAVIAVRLWMQSSDTNWLFVGLLGTIMVSVATSLTAFVRRPEYSGVEVKPGASAAQPAAPKGLIPKVLWIVQRVASYIVHYPSWIIWVALVGFIPGLDAGILFLALFLGVYALYIARTGLGVLLKLGSPSFYRSKD
- a CDS encoding Kazal-type serine protease inhibitor domain-containing protein — protein: MRTFWILAVILGLVACSDDSPTLGGGISKTDAASQGGTNSDGEDLCELEEWYGDGVCDTFCPQPDEDCGDGTCQSNLDCRNGERCDDGECISDIDVRCSESSPCPAGFYCTWPQDGVCGDEGRQGVCSEVPQDCPNEFAPVCGCDGSTYDNVCQAALSSISVASTGECAEPCTEHEECGANSYCTAEGACEALPESCESNDACPSDYFCQIDQENVCISGEGMCVIRPLDCPEVFMPVCGCDENEYSNSCFAEAAGVNYVDGECQTTCDPDQDNACPEGEFCIDGVCEAPVTCGGLLGVTCEDGQFCNIAIEDACGEADQTGTCQEIPEGCSKEYAPVCGCDAKTYGNACMAAAAGVSVRSEGACSKGPTSGCGGRNGEICGLTEWCDYGGPTGTCGQADQPGTCEPRPDACLAVFDPVCGCDNQTHSNACAAHAAGVDVLHDGACGTTM
- a CDS encoding OmpA family protein, with the protein product MSVFHRAALVCVAGFLFSGSVWAEDRIPAEHFHPRDPASGTLATEHPFALDHLGVSSFVLVHWVEKPLVVNTEDGFRGEDSLEIALVDQALTLDAGLSFGLFDILTFSVGVPLMVSQTSDAVPEIGIGEDISEDVETAGFSEARAGIKATVLATDSFGIALETRVFLPAFVEFRQSALRVQPMLLAGYRGDSVKVSANVGWDFREQLETVTYEGGQQFLWALGAEWEALPGLSVIGNGFGGVDIERERGSALSTELQAGLSYMLVDGLKIQAAGGVGVTSGVGSPALRVLGGLAYAPPAQDADNDGVIRSLDRCPEGPEDFDGFEDEDGCPDPDNDQDGLLDADDLCPDLAEDKDGFEDEDGCPDLDNDQDGVLDEDDECPMVAGILELKGCPAKDTDQDGIEDHLDACVDQPEDFDGFEDEDGCPDLDNDKDGISDVEDECPLVPGVPEFKGCPDDGPSKIRLKGSRLEIGERVYFDTASDRIQPRSFPILRQMAAVLRTQPGLKKIRVSGHTDSRGDDAMNLDLSERRAQSVMKFLIEEGIDAGRLSARGFGESHPVDTNDTSKGRELNRRVEFHILEREEPEAP
- a CDS encoding transglycosylase SLT domain-containing protein, whose product is MVEQIRRWSAIVTFLVISLVVSGLQALPPENVVENFKEARRLVEEDPARSWELASALPKITHAEDARLELQYDSALRAGHLDEALRALEALEKEIQNPSDLFIRELERAELLVALGRMDAAKALVSTLKKRKSRVRGRYSERRFLWARLERLDHDLALSEDDKKRAKRIALNMLVTLPAEIATKREGLSATPDELSEAQRLRRARNLENAWDYQAAREEFERFRDTKHREEALWNLGLIGLRKLRDQPKEAEEIFKELSRPGGKYAEDSLFLLARAYMVQERYDDARKVYAEYAERYPRGKEMVLVDYYDGWLHYDHRENEKAIEGFDRYIAKYGRRSSRSSYIYGFRAWAFMRMNQWEKAIDAWDGLVPFGNPLVEGKAYYWQAYAHNELGQKDKAIDRLDRLRKRWPLTYYGMLGEQLRAKIEGKDPRASKVWWPEGGGNTDDSPRVDVHSANIPGLSAADQRQWERIKTLSALNERHKARDEFGPLEARILARVPAGDRDAWIHALGLLVGDYNEMYSTAWNSITGYPGMMESGTLRAAMSYPRAYRQIVEGVAEEFGLWPGFIWSIMRQESRYKPGAVSGTDAVGALQMIPQTARKVARDLGTVFNIATFFRPEVGFRFSGHYMRKLLDTYSGLWVPAASSYNTGPGPIAKWFRKNPDVEFAWLIEEFEYNEGRAYGRKVAEHMLRYLYLYETDPEVRANVLDNLFPLSRDIEIPEDVGY
- a CDS encoding transporter substrate-binding domain-containing protein → MIPKLLIIVFSTVIWATHAYAEPNANDGVQEALSAAEVASRVEETPEEVPKLPKSVRVGVAGSVPFVVKTEGVANETTGLSVELWRLMASRLEIGTEIVVYPSVDELIMGLESGDVRVAVGPISITRGRAERVEFTQPYMQSGIGIVTTPTMGVWGALGQLFSKGFWIAVSVLLSVLFMVGTMLWLFERRRNDHFDDGFVPGVANGMWLAIVTMTTVGYGDIAPMTKGGRVVASVWMIIAMFTASSLTAGIATVLTMSQISTAAVETPNDFQGRKVGAVKGTENARFVQRYGGELVLYDSVKEALDAANRREVSAVAHDRPILAHHLQAISDGELLLAEGIWDSQGYGFAFQLDDTLRRDIELSLLGLKERRELEPLIGDWL
- a CDS encoding lipocalin family protein, which translates into the protein MRELLVILPLMFVVAACAPTTTERLDLPPLEVVESVDLGRYTGTWYELASYPQSFQEGCFATTATYTLRADGEIDVLNRCRKGSLQGEIDEAHGRARVVDTQTNAKLEVSFFRPFWGDYWIIDLAQDYSHAVVGHPSRDYLWILSRTPTMSDEKYQGILDGIRAKGYPLDRLQKTQH